Part of the Triticum urartu cultivar G1812 chromosome 2, Tu2.1, whole genome shotgun sequence genome, aagccttcaccgaacatattgttgatgccttgatgcaatcttatgaagaaaaacttgaattgaaagtttctatccctggaaaactctatgatgagtgggaaccaactattaaaattaaaattaaagatcatgagttttatgctttgtctgatttgggtgctagtgtctctactattcccaagactttgtgtgatttactagatttccttaactttgatgattgctctctaaacttgcatcttgcggattccactattaagaaacctatgggaaggattaatgatgttcttattgttgcaaataggaactatgtgcccgtagatttcattgttcttgatatagatggcaatccttcttgccctattattcttggtagacctttccttagaacggttggtgcgattattgatatgaaggaagggaatattagatttcaatttccattaaaaaagggcatggaacacttccaagaaagaaaataaaattaccatatgaaactatcatgagagccacttatggatttcctaccaaagatggcaatacctagatctattcttgctcgttatgcctagctaggggcgttaaacggtagcgcttgttgggaggcaacccaattttatttttattccttgctttttgctcctgtttagtaataaataaattatttatcctctgttttggttgtgttttttgtgtttaattagtgtttttgccaagtagaaccgttgggaagacttggggaaagtcttgttgaacatgctgtaaaaaacagaaactttagcgctcatgagaactgctgtcatttttattttaagagtgctatttagctaattccttttgcagatgattaatagataaattcctcacgtccagaaatttattttagaattttttgggttccagatcttgcgctagctacagattactacagactgttctgttttcgacagattctgtttttcgtgtgttgtttgcttattttgatgaatctattgctagtaaaatagtttataatccatagagaagttggaatacagtaggtttaacaccaatataaataaataatgagttcattacagtaccttgaagtggtcttttgttttctttcgctaacggagctcacgagttttctattttgagttttgtgttgtgaagttttcaagttttgggcgaattcttttgatggatcatggaacaaggagtagcaagagcctaagcttggggattcccatggcaccccgaagataatccaaggacaccaaaaagtcaaagcttggggatgcccccggaaggcatcccctctttcgtccacttccatcggtaatttacttggagctatatttttattcaccaacatgacatgtgttttgcttggagtgtattgtattatttgtgtctttgtttgttagtatgccacaatcatccttgctgtacacaccttttgagagagccaaacatgaattaaaatttgatagaatactctatgtgcttcacttatattttttgagctaagtagttttgctctatgtgcttcagttGGGAGCAACTACAATAGAAAACAGCCTTGTGGTACAAAAATAGAAAAATCTGATCTGGACCGTCGGATCCAACATGGATGGCCCATATTCTAGTGGAGACATCCCAGACACTTAATGGACATTTTATGGAAAACCCCCTGATAATGTATGCATATAAAACATGACTTTTACAGTATGACCCCAACTTTCTCATATTCAATCATTTTGTCCTCAGTAGATAAGACTAATTTTCAAATCCTCTCAACGTTGAGGCTCCGTCTCACTGATTACCCATTAAAATTGAACTTGTTGGCCCCTGAAAAAATTGTCAATATATATCACAATATTTGCATACAAATAAAATTGAAGTCATCTCATTCAAATATATGTCAAGCTGGACCATGCCACACATAAATCGGTAATCAAATGAACAGAAGTGACTCAAGTAGAAAAATCTATCATCCAAACACAATAGCTCTTATATGCACGAACACAGGAAGCGAAACAGGCAGAACTAATAAGTAGGAACATGCATACAACAGGTTAACAACTACAGTACCATATACAGAATTACATAATTCTCATCAATTCTCAGCGAGGACTGGTCCATGGTCTACAAGTCTGATACAAACTCAGTGCAAAGCACAGTGGATAGACCACTCAGTTATAGCGGGTTTAGCAGCAAGCAAGACTTGCTCTCTCATCGTAATCTGGCAGCATGGACATGAGCATCTTCGGAGTTGGTACTTCTTGCTCATGGAGGTTGATGTGCTGGAAAGATGACACCAAACAAAATCTGAATCAGTTTGACCACAAGACATTCTCACACATCCATACTTAAAATATTTGATGAGGTATTATTTCCACAGGGGAGATGAAATCTCCTACAGCGTTTTCTCGAATACGTTAGTGGAAAGATGATTGTAATGCAATATAACCAGCTAAATCATTTGGGTATTGTTACTATCTAGAACAAACCTGTTCAAAAAAAATCTAGAACAAACATTATATGTATTTATGGGCGATTCATTTCTGTAAGGGTCAAAAGGGGACAATACCCATATTTTCATATAATATTTCTTCATAAAACAGAGACCATATAAACTGCTTCCTGAATTGGACATTGCCAACCATGACTACATGTTAACTAGCATGCAGCCACATTTCATTTTAGAATAATTTTGTGGTTGTTCAAGGTCTGGTTGTGTTGACTGCTCATAGAATTTAGGGCGGGGATCTCATATTGCAGGAAATTATGTGAGCCTAGAGCAAAATGGCAGTGAAACCATATACAACTAGAGATGTTCGATGAAGagtgctatgtttgatgaggtcCCATTTCACTCTTACTCCAATGTAGACAACAACATGATAGTTTCCTACATCTACATAACAAAGCATAAATAGTAAGGAGAAAGAAATGGGTTTGAATTTTTAAAATGGAGTCCTATGACTATTTTTTAGATGTGGATTAATAGTGTTAACAAATAATTTCATGTCATACATTATAGTAAGACAAAAAAGTGGTTCTCTTAGAAGAAAGAAGAATCACAAACCTCTACTCTTGTGTAATATTTTTCATAGAGCATGTCCTTGCATCATGGAATACCACTTTCTTACAAATGCTGCATTTGCGCGCGACTTTTTGATGAATTCCCGGCCTTCTTTTCTTGTCACCAGATCCACCCCTCACACCATCCCTGTGCCCCTTTATTCTAGAGCATGTGCCCCTTGCATTGATATCAGTAGGTGTGAGGATGGTGACGTCCTTTGGAATGATGCTACCAATAAGTGACTCCTCATTTTCTTGCGTATCGCATGGTACGACCGGTACTAGCTGCCTCAAACCCAACTCAGCCTTGCACAAGCTGGTGTGGAGAAATTCAACTCCTTCCATGGAGCACTTAGTAGTCTGTATGAGATCTTCTAGCTTATTCCTGACAGCAGATATCTTTCTTCTCACAGCCATGTCAACTGGGTCAATGAAATTCTCTTCAAGTACGTTTCCTTCCACATCAAACATAATGTCCCTAGGAAAAAAATCACATCATGACATATGTCAAGGCAAATAAGCATTAACTCTTCTAAATCTAAATTGCAAGAAATATACCTTTTGCAATTTTTCTCCCACCGCTTGAGAACATAAAGGCTAGGTAATTCATTTATTTTTGCACCCCTCAGTACTCGGATAATGTGGCGGCACACAATTCCTTTGGACTCGAAAAGCTTGCAAGAACACTTAGCAACCATGGTTGTTGTATCATAACACACTTCTCTAATCTTGTTGTATTGGTCGCTAACAGACATTACTTTAATACCCTCACCATTTGTTGTGTTTTGAACATCACAATCATCCCTTGCAGCAAGCACCTGAGCCTGAAACAATTCAAAAATCTCATGTGTGAATACCTCCCTGCCTTGTTTCTCTATCTCCCATGATGTCAACAATTCACTTGTTGTGTACTTGCTTGTGTTATCGGCAATCAACTCATTCTGCCTCTGACATTTCAACGCAGTGTCAAACCTTAGCCAAAACTCAACAAAAGTGAGCTTCCGACATATGAAATGCTTAAAGAACGAATTTGCACTCTCTGAAATTGAAGTTGTCCTAAGAAGACCAGCTAACGGAATATCCATGAAATATGCTGGTATCCATGTCGCACGAAGCTGAAACCTTTTGGCGAACCACTCATGGTCCTCCAACTTAAACTCTATAATAAAATACTTCCATCTATCCTCAAATTCAGTAGGTGTTTCAGAATTCCAGACACAATGTTTCAACCTATCATAGAAACCAAGGTCATTCCTCAATTCAGGATGGACCTTCCCAGGAACCTTTTCCATAATGTGCCACATACACAATCGATGTTTGCTGTTCGGTAGAATTTCTGCAATAGCGTTCCTCATCCTAATACACTCATCAGTTATGATCACTGTAGGAGCAATCCCACCCATTGCTTTAAGAAATGCCTTGAACAACCAAACATAAGATTCTTTTGTCTCATGAAGTAGAAACCCCGCCCCAAAAAAGACACTTTGCATATGATGGTTTACTCCAGTGAAGGGTGCAAAGGTGTATTCATATTGGTTAGTGCTGTATGTTGAATCAAAAGAGAGCACATCATTGAAATGACCATAATTTTTCCTACTTGTCGCATCTGTCCAGAACAAACAGAGTAATGTACCAACCTCGTCAACTTCATACTCAAAGAAAAAAGCAGGATTGAGAGCCTTCAATCTACCAAGTTGGTCCACTAGCATTTGAGCATCACAATTTTTTATTTTATTCTTCAATACACCATAGTGATTTGTAGGTCCTTTTGTGTGCAGCCAACATGGTCAAAACCCCCTACACCAACATGCAGAAACCTATATGCTAAGGCGGTACTGATACTGGCTTTCTGGCAATCATGGAGTGTTGACTTCACTCTCTCACTAACTTGTCGATTAGATCTAATCAAGTGTTGCTGGCTAGGTGGCGCAAAAGGGTGATTGTGATATTCATTGAGTGAAGCTACCTTATATTTGCCATCACTTTCCCGGGTGACATAGATAAAAGCTTCACAACCACATTTAGTCAATTTCACCTTTCTCCTTTTCTTTGAAGGGTCAACAACAGCCATACCTTTCTCAGGCTGAAAGCCTTCTTTTGCACACAAGAAGCGCTTCCATTGAAGCACATTATTGGTGACCTTTTGCTGACCAAGACGTACACCAAATC contains:
- the LOC125536360 gene encoding protein FAR-RED IMPAIRED RESPONSE 1-like, whose amino-acid sequence is MLVDQLGRLKALNPAFFFEYEVDEVGTLLCLFWTDATSRKNYGHFNDVLSFDSTYSTNQYEYTFAPFTGVNHHMQSVFFGAGFLLHETKESYVWLFKAFLKAMGGIAPTVIITDECIRMRNAIAEILPNSKHRLCMWHIMEKVPGKVHPELRNDLGFYDRLKHCVWNSETPTEFEDRWKYFIIEFKLEDHEWFAKRFQLRATWIPAYFMDIPLAGLLRTTSISESANSFFKHFICRKLTFVEFWLRFDTALKCQRQNELIADNTSKYTTSELLTSWEIEKQGREVFTHEIFELFQAQVLAARDDCDVQNTTNGEGIKVMSVSDQYNKIREVCYDTTTMVAKCSCKLFESKGIVCRHIIRVLRGAKINELPSLYVLKRWEKNCKRDIMFDVEGNVLEENFIDPVDMAVRRKISAVRNKLEDLIQTTKCSMEGVEFLHTSLCKAELGLRQLVPVVPCDTQENEESLIGSIIPKDVTILTPTDINARGTCSRIKGHRDGVRGGSGDKKRRPGIHQKVARKCSICKKVVFHDARTCSMKNITQE